From Pseudomonadota bacterium:
CAACGCGTTCGCGACCGGCATGTCCCGAAACAACGCCTTGGTTGCGGTCAGCACGGGGTTGCTTCGCGGCATGGAACGGCGTGAAGTTGAAGCGGTTTTGGGTCATGAAGTCTCCCACGTTGCCAATGGCGATATGGTTACTCTGGGTTTGTTACAGGGCGTGTTGAACACCTTCGTGATCGTGTTGTCGCGGGTGATTGGTCAGGTGGTGGATCGAGCGGTATTCCGTAACGAGCGAGGTTACGGTCTCGGGTATTTCGCCACGGTCATCGCCGCAGAGATTTTCCTCGGGATTCTGGCCACGTTCGTCGTGATGTGGTTTTCTCGTTGGCGTGAATATCGGGCAGACGCCGGTGGCGCGCGATTAACCAACCGGGAGGCGATGATCGCCGCGCTCGAACGGCTGAAGTTGGCGCAAACCGCCCCGCCGCTGCCGGATCAACTCCGTACGTTCGCAATCCGTGGTGGTATGGCGGGTGGAATTCAGCGGCTGTTTATGAGCCACCCCCCGTTGGATGACCGAATCGCTGCGTTGAAACGGCTCGCTTAGCCAGCCGGGCGAGCGGCGTTGATCGATGCGTTAGTTATCAGCATCCGAGGACAAGACCACTTCCGGTTCCTGGACGTAGTTCCCTTGGATGTAGTTCACGCCGAGCTGCCACAAAACGGCCAGGCAGTTGGCATCCTCAACACGCCCGGCGATCATCAGGATTTGTTTCTCGTTGCACTTGCTGATCAGGTGCTTGAGTTGCTCCTGCTGTTCCGGGCGCTCGGGTAGATGGTTGATGAGCTCATCATCGAACTTCACATAGTCTGGCGCCAGGAACTCAATAAGCTGGTCTGCCCGGCCGCTACGACCGGCGCCTTCTATGACAAAGCCACAGCCGATCTTTCGCAACTCTTGGATGAGCGTTTTGGCGACTTTGATATGTCCTTCCAAAACGTGTTCTTCGATCTCAAGAAGCAGCCTTGTTTGTTCTCCCGGCAATGCGGTAACCCGAGGTTCCAACCACGAGATGAAACCGGGATCGACCACCGATTGAGCCGACAATTTGGCAAAGAACGTTGAAGCTTTGTTCTGCTCGCCGCGTTCCTTAATGACTTCGAGCGTGCGATTGATCACCCATCGATCGAGGTGGCCCATCAGGCCCCCATGTTCCGCTGCGGGAATGAATTCCGCGGGCATCACCTCATTTTTGCCCTCATCGAGCATGCGTAGCCGGACTTCGTATCGATCGCTGGCGCCCCCGTCCAATGCCGCGATGGGTTGGTATATCAGCTGAAACAGGTCGTTTTCCAGCGCATGCCGAATGCGTGCAAGCCATGCATCATTACCGGCATCTGCACCGGTGGGCGTGGGTGGCACATAGATTCTGCTGGGTACGCCGTCAGCATTCGCGCTGGCGGCCGCGTCGCAGGCATTGGCAATTAACAGATCCAGGCTCAGTTCGGGATTGATCTCGCGGATTCCCATGTTGCCGCCCAGCGCGCGGGAATGTGGGCCGGATTCTAGAATGGTCTCGGATGCGGTAGCCAAGGCCGATTCTGCGACGGATTGCGCGGCATTGATGTTGGCGTCTTCCAAGTAAAGCACCAGACGGTTGTCTGACAGCCGTGCCAGCAATGCGTTGTCGGGTAGAGCGGAGGCTAAAACTTCGCCATAACCCCCGATAAAGCGATTGACCGTCTCAAAACCGATTTGAACCGGCAGTTCCTCAAGATCACACAGCTCGACAACGCCGATGGCCGTGACGGCATCGGTCGGCGGTGCCGCAAATCGTCGCTCCAATACCTCGGTGAAATGCTGTAGATGCCACAGGCCCGTCAGGGGGTCACGCCCTTGGGTACTGCGCGCTTGTTGCGTTTGAGTCAGCAGTTGTTGGTTTTCTTGTTTGAGTTTGGCAAATGCTGATTGCAATGTTTTTTCGCGTTCGACTTTGGTCTGAAGTTCTTTTTGCAGCCCTTCCAGTCGGGCCTGTGTGACGTTCAGTTTCTCCTCTAGCTCGGCCTCGGCATGAGGGTCACCGGCATCCTGTTTGGTTGCGGGAATCAGAACCTGTAGGCACTCGTCCCCGTCGCGTCGGGTCTTAGCCCCCAGGATTTGAGTCTCGAACGTTGATCCATCGGCCCGACGCAAGACAACCGGAAGCGGGGTGGGTTCCAGCTTGCCCTGATCGAAGGCCCGCAGGTACCGTTTCACCGGGTCGCGATGCGAGGGTGCCACCATGTCCATAAACGGCAGACCTTCCAGTTCCGCAGGAACTTCATAGCCCAGCAACGAGGCGTAGGCCGGATTCACGTCGGCGTGGATGCCTTCCACGATGTAAGCCATCGGGTCGCTGGTGCCGTTGATGAAGGATTCGAATCGTTTCTCCGCTTCCGATGATTCTCGCTTGGCGCGCTGAAGTTCGTGCCATTGCCGGGCCACCTTAAGCTCTCGGTCAATCACGGCATTGAGTTGGGCAATGGCACCTCGCGGGATGAGGTCGCGGGCACCGTCCCGAATCGCAGCGGCCACAGTGGAGGGCGCAACGTCATCACCGATTCCGACGATGGGTGCGTGAATGCCGGCTTGGCCGAGCGCCGACCCGCATTGGCGAATATCCAAACCTTCGGTGTCCACAGCACACAGGAGGACGTCAGGACGGCCTTGCTCAATGGCTTCCCGCAATTCTTTTGGTCGCGATATGAATGTGACGCGAACCCGATGGCCGGTGTTGCGCAAGGCACTGGCGACGGCCTCCGCTTCGTTGGGTGAATGGGAGGCAACCCAGATATCCAGCAGGCTGTGTCTCACGGTCGACCGCGTCGGTGAGGCCATATGGGATGGTTCCGGTGAAGTATCCATCTCAGGTTGCGGAGAGGTCATCGCCCCCATGTTGTTTCGAACTCCTCTGTCCCCGTTTGTCCAGCACGGGTTCGCTCACTATCGGCGTAGT
This genomic window contains:
- the htpX gene encoding protease HtpX, translated to MRRVFLFGLTNIAVIVVLTAVLRLFGLDQTLAAQGGSLVPLLIFALIFGMGGSFVSLALSKWMAIRFMGARVIEQPSDSVESWLVSTVAAQARQAGIGMPDVAIFDSPDPNAFATGMSRNNALVAVSTGLLRGMERREVEAVLGHEVSHVANGDMVTLGLLQGVLNTFVIVLSRVIGQVVDRAVFRNERGYGLGYFATVIAAEIFLGILATFVVMWFSRWREYRADAGGARLTNREAMIAALERLKLAQTAPPLPDQLRTFAIRGGMAGGIQRLFMSHPPLDDRIAALKRLA
- a CDS encoding EAL domain-containing protein, with protein sequence MGAMTSPQPEMDTSPEPSHMASPTRSTVRHSLLDIWVASHSPNEAEAVASALRNTGHRVRVTFISRPKELREAIEQGRPDVLLCAVDTEGLDIRQCGSALGQAGIHAPIVGIGDDVAPSTVAAAIRDGARDLIPRGAIAQLNAVIDRELKVARQWHELQRAKRESSEAEKRFESFINGTSDPMAYIVEGIHADVNPAYASLLGYEVPAELEGLPFMDMVAPSHRDPVKRYLRAFDQGKLEPTPLPVVLRRADGSTFETQILGAKTRRDGDECLQVLIPATKQDAGDPHAEAELEEKLNVTQARLEGLQKELQTKVEREKTLQSAFAKLKQENQQLLTQTQQARSTQGRDPLTGLWHLQHFTEVLERRFAAPPTDAVTAIGVVELCDLEELPVQIGFETVNRFIGGYGEVLASALPDNALLARLSDNRLVLYLEDANINAAQSVAESALATASETILESGPHSRALGGNMGIREINPELSLDLLIANACDAAASANADGVPSRIYVPPTPTGADAGNDAWLARIRHALENDLFQLIYQPIAALDGGASDRYEVRLRMLDEGKNEVMPAEFIPAAEHGGLMGHLDRWVINRTLEVIKERGEQNKASTFFAKLSAQSVVDPGFISWLEPRVTALPGEQTRLLLEIEEHVLEGHIKVAKTLIQELRKIGCGFVIEGAGRSGRADQLIEFLAPDYVKFDDELINHLPERPEQQEQLKHLISKCNEKQILMIAGRVEDANCLAVLWQLGVNYIQGNYVQEPEVVLSSDADN